In one window of Dokdonia sp. PRO95 DNA:
- the accC gene encoding acetyl-CoA carboxylase biotin carboxylase subunit — MFKKILIANRGEIALRVIRTCKEMGIKTVAVYSTADRESLHVKFADEAVCIGPAPSNESYLKMSNVIAAAEITNADAIHPGYGFLSENAKFSKICEEHDIKFIGASAEMISKMGDKATAKETMKAAGVPCVPGSDGIIADFEECKKLAIETGYPVMLKATAGGGGKGMRAVWKEEDLLKAWEGARQESAAAFGNDGMYMEKLIEEPRHIEIQIVGDSNGKACHLSERDCSVQRRHQKLTEETPSPFMTDDLRERMGDAAVKAAEFIKYEGAGTVEFLVDKHRNFYFMEMNTRIQVEHPITEQVVDYDLIREQILVAAGVPVSGKNYYPQLHSIECRINAEDPYNDFRPSPGRITNLHAPGGHGVRIDTHVYSGYMIPPNYDSMIAKLITTAQTREEAINKMKRALDEFVIEGIKTTIPFHRQLMDHPDYIEGNYTTKFMEDFVMKPAEQE, encoded by the coding sequence ATGTTTAAAAAGATACTTATAGCAAATCGTGGTGAGATTGCACTTCGTGTAATACGCACATGTAAGGAGATGGGCATCAAAACTGTTGCTGTTTACTCTACTGCAGATCGTGAGAGTTTACACGTAAAATTTGCAGATGAAGCCGTTTGTATAGGCCCAGCACCTAGTAATGAGTCATACCTTAAAATGTCTAACGTAATTGCTGCTGCTGAGATTACAAATGCAGATGCAATTCACCCAGGATATGGTTTCTTATCTGAAAATGCTAAGTTTTCAAAAATATGTGAGGAGCATGATATCAAATTTATAGGAGCATCTGCAGAGATGATTTCTAAAATGGGAGACAAAGCTACAGCAAAAGAAACAATGAAAGCCGCAGGTGTACCTTGTGTACCTGGATCTGACGGGATTATTGCAGATTTTGAAGAGTGTAAGAAACTAGCTATTGAGACTGGTTACCCAGTAATGCTTAAAGCTACTGCCGGTGGTGGTGGTAAAGGTATGCGTGCCGTGTGGAAAGAAGAAGACCTTCTTAAAGCTTGGGAAGGAGCTCGTCAAGAAAGTGCTGCTGCATTTGGAAATGACGGGATGTATATGGAAAAGCTTATTGAAGAGCCACGCCATATCGAGATCCAGATTGTAGGAGATAGTAATGGTAAAGCATGCCACCTATCTGAAAGAGATTGTTCTGTACAAAGACGTCACCAAAAACTTACAGAGGAAACGCCGTCACCATTTATGACTGACGATCTGCGTGAGCGTATGGGAGATGCTGCTGTAAAAGCTGCCGAATTTATTAAGTATGAAGGAGCAGGTACGGTAGAGTTTCTAGTAGATAAGCATCGTAACTTCTACTTTATGGAGATGAATACTCGTATCCAAGTAGAGCACCCTATTACAGAGCAAGTGGTAGATTACGATTTGATCCGTGAGCAAATACTTGTTGCTGCAGGTGTACCAGTTTCTGGTAAGAATTACTACCCACAACTGCACTCAATAGAATGTCGTATTAACGCAGAAGATCCATATAATGACTTTAGACCGTCACCTGGACGTATTACAAACTTACATGCACCAGGCGGTCATGGAGTTCGTATAGATACGCACGTTTATAGTGGTTATATGATTCCTCCTAATTATGACTCAATGATTGCAAAGTTGATTACTACTGCGCAAACAAGAGAAGAGGCAATTAATAAAATGAAACGTGCTCTTGATGAGTTTGTGATAGAAGGAATTAAAACTACAATACCTTTCCACAGGCAATTAATGGATCACCCAGATTATATAGAAGGTAATTATACCACGAAGTTTATGGAAGACTTTGTAATGAAGCCAGCAGAACAAGAATAG
- the accB gene encoding acetyl-CoA carboxylase biotin carboxyl carrier protein, translating to MDLKEIQNLIRFVAKSGASEVKLEMDDVKITIKTGEDDKAPTTFVQQMPAMQMAPQAPAPAAPAPAAAAPVAPAAPAEDENSKYITIKSPIIGTFYRKPAPDKPMFVEVGKQISEGDVLCVIEAMKLFNEIESEVSGTIVKILVDDSSPVEFDQPLFLVDPS from the coding sequence ATGGATTTAAAAGAAATTCAAAACCTGATCAGATTTGTTGCAAAGTCTGGCGCGAGCGAAGTAAAACTTGAGATGGATGACGTAAAAATCACTATCAAGACTGGCGAAGATGATAAGGCACCTACTACTTTTGTACAGCAAATGCCTGCAATGCAGATGGCACCACAGGCGCCAGCTCCTGCAGCACCTGCTCCTGCTGCCGCAGCACCAGTTGCACCAGCAGCTCCAGCTGAAGACGAAAACTCAAAATATATCACTATAAAGTCTCCTATAATTGGAACTTTCTATAGAAAGCCTGCACCAGACAAGCCTATGTTTGTTGAGGTAGGAAAACAAATCTCAGAAGGAGATGTTCTTTGTGTTATTGAAGCGATGAAGCTTTTTAACGAGATCGAAAGTGAAGTATCTGGAACAATCGTAAAGATTCTTGTAGACGATTCTTCTCCTGTAGAGTTTGATCAACCATTATTCTTGGTAGATCCATCATAA
- a CDS encoding DinB family protein, translating to MTTSHLLSKHLQQFIAGPNLTGSHLSQHLDDVSIKEANISLYGVNSIAQLVFHINYYISAVGDVLEGKPLLAKDSLSFDAPIITTEAAWQPQKEKLYTAIHRCAQLVKSFPQEKLKEEFVLKKYGSYEHNLLGLLEHSHYHFGQIVIIKKMLRAGLR from the coding sequence ATGACTACTTCACATTTACTAAGCAAACACTTACAGCAGTTCATTGCGGGGCCTAATCTGACCGGATCTCACCTGTCACAACACTTGGATGATGTTTCCATCAAAGAGGCAAACATAAGCCTCTATGGGGTCAATAGCATAGCACAACTAGTATTTCATATAAACTATTATATAAGTGCAGTAGGAGACGTGCTAGAGGGCAAACCACTTCTTGCTAAGGATTCTTTAAGTTTTGATGCTCCCATAATCACTACTGAAGCAGCCTGGCAGCCACAAAAAGAAAAGCTTTATACGGCAATACATCGCTGTGCTCAACTAGTAAAAAGTTTTCCTCAAGAAAAATTAAAGGAAGAATTTGTATTAAAAAAATATGGGAGCTATGAGCATAATCTGCTAGGTTTACTAGAACACTCACATTACCATTTTGGGCAGATAGTAATTATAAAGAAAATGTTGCGTGCTGGATTAAGGTGA
- a CDS encoding PepSY-associated TM helix domain-containing protein yields MTNKKIIFQIHKILGLATGIVVFIVAITGCCWAFREEIEQLYDDYKTVTPQDTPIITPTEAKTLAQEVFPENTVHGTVFKKAGNAVEVIFYDAEPEFYQSVFLNPYSGEVIQVDNHLTGFFAFILKGHMRLWLPKDIGEQVVGASILLFIAIIISGFILWLPKKRKNIKQRIRFDWKKTTRWKRKNFDLHTVVGFYICSLALIIAFTGSMMSYNWLKYVVYKSTGGDKEVQFIIPENISSGQHTKGPLPIDYLIVKLLKENPEAEAFELHYPQSSDESIYVEVSNSKGLYYDADFRFFDQHTLEELTTPSIYGTYKNASVADKIQRMNYDIHIGAIGGIAGKIIAFLISLLTATLPITGILLWYGRTYKKKGSV; encoded by the coding sequence ATGACTAACAAAAAAATCATATTTCAAATTCATAAAATACTTGGTCTAGCTACAGGTATAGTTGTTTTTATAGTTGCTATTACAGGGTGCTGCTGGGCTTTTAGAGAGGAGATTGAGCAGCTTTATGATGATTATAAAACGGTCACACCCCAAGATACTCCTATTATTACTCCTACCGAGGCAAAGACGCTTGCACAAGAAGTATTTCCAGAAAACACAGTGCACGGAACCGTATTTAAAAAAGCTGGTAACGCTGTAGAAGTAATATTTTATGATGCCGAACCAGAATTCTATCAAAGCGTCTTTCTCAACCCTTATTCTGGTGAGGTTATTCAAGTAGACAATCACCTTACAGGTTTCTTTGCTTTTATACTCAAAGGACATATGCGCCTATGGTTACCTAAAGATATAGGAGAGCAAGTGGTTGGGGCATCCATACTACTATTTATTGCCATAATTATTTCGGGATTTATCTTATGGCTTCCTAAAAAGCGTAAAAATATTAAACAACGCATACGGTTTGACTGGAAAAAAACAACGAGGTGGAAGCGCAAAAACTTTGATTTGCACACAGTCGTAGGTTTTTACATTTGCTCCTTAGCATTAATTATAGCTTTTACAGGATCTATGATGTCGTACAATTGGCTCAAATATGTAGTGTATAAATCGACGGGTGGTGATAAGGAGGTTCAGTTTATTATTCCAGAAAACATAAGTAGTGGCCAACACACTAAAGGACCCTTACCTATAGACTACCTCATAGTCAAATTACTTAAGGAAAATCCCGAAGCAGAAGCCTTTGAGCTCCACTACCCTCAATCTTCAGATGAAAGTATATATGTGGAAGTATCCAACAGTAAGGGGCTCTATTATGATGCAGATTTTAGATTTTTTGATCAACATACTCTAGAAGAGTTAACTACTCCAAGTATTTATGGAACGTATAAAAATGCTAGTGTTGCAGATAAAATTCAGAGAATGAATTATGACATACATATAGGAGCCATAGGCGGTATCGCAGGTAAAATAATAGCATTTTTAATAAGTTTACTTACAGCCACTTTACCTATAACTGGAATATTACTATGGTATGGAAGAACATACAAAAAGAAGGGTAGCGTATAG
- a CDS encoding DUF2200 domain-containing protein: MKTTPAHNNRIAIMTFSSVYPHYVAKVEKKGRTKEELHKVIMWLTGYSKSELDEHINTKTTFTTFFKNASLHPNAQLIKGVICGYRIEEIENDLTRQVRYLDKLVDELARGRSMEKILRTL; this comes from the coding sequence ATGAAAACTACACCTGCACATAATAACCGTATAGCAATCATGACGTTTTCATCTGTGTATCCTCACTATGTTGCTAAAGTGGAGAAAAAAGGTAGGACTAAAGAAGAGTTGCATAAGGTAATTATGTGGTTAACGGGATATAGCAAATCTGAGCTTGACGAGCATATAAACACAAAAACAACGTTTACTACATTTTTTAAAAATGCATCACTTCATCCTAATGCTCAGCTTATCAAAGGAGTTATTTGCGGTTATCGTATTGAAGAAATAGAGAACGATCTTACTCGACAAGTTAGATACCTTGACAAACTAGTTGATGAACTAGCCAGAGGTCGTTCTATGGAAAAAATCTTACGCACACTATAA
- a CDS encoding GNAT family N-acetyltransferase: MTTLPQQLENPVWYSLCETHKKFAVTFDGVLFYNPTVCTFGAFFDEPKTASASREYIKTRKDFFFVSENQTPQIDDTKIVLNRKIDGCQMVLKELSGVAITEEIILLDESYIDEVYELIWLVMPGFYQKRSFEMGNFYGIIKNDKLVAIAGQRMQTNLFVEISSVVTHPDYTKQKLASQLIAYNAQEILKENKTAILHTNKGNLAIPLYKRLGFEVTRDMNWWLYCRK; this comes from the coding sequence ATGACAACCCTACCTCAGCAACTAGAAAATCCTGTCTGGTATTCTTTATGTGAAACACATAAAAAGTTTGCAGTTACTTTTGATGGTGTTCTGTTTTATAATCCTACGGTATGTACGTTTGGGGCTTTCTTTGATGAGCCGAAGACTGCAAGCGCTTCTAGGGAATATATAAAGACCAGAAAAGATTTCTTCTTTGTTTCAGAAAACCAAACGCCCCAAATAGATGACACAAAGATTGTTCTAAATAGAAAAATTGATGGTTGCCAGATGGTCTTGAAAGAGTTAAGTGGCGTTGCAATCACAGAAGAGATTATCTTATTGGATGAGTCTTATATTGATGAGGTTTATGAGCTCATATGGTTAGTAATGCCTGGCTTCTATCAAAAACGAAGCTTTGAAATGGGCAATTTCTATGGAATTATTAAAAACGATAAACTAGTTGCCATCGCTGGACAACGCATGCAAACCAATCTGTTTGTAGAAATAAGCTCAGTAGTTACCCATCCAGATTACACCAAGCAAAAACTAGCTAGTCAGCTCATTGCTTACAACGCTCAAGAGATTTTAAAAGAAAACAAAACAGCCATTTTACATACCAATAAAGGAAACCTTGCAATCCCATTATATAAAAGATTAGGATTTGAGGTCACTAGGGATATGAATTGGTGGTTATATTGTAGAAAATAG
- a CDS encoding DinB family protein encodes MRQLFILSIILCFSASDTLLYAQETNFINDYIQRLEKSQKYLNLVAEVMPSKNYDYRVTPESSSFEENLMHIAWAMDWHSESLLNGRPARNWETDNELKVASKTKEEMIAAVNKTFEHTVKLIQELDTTQLNDTVAYGNLQRTKRQVLLILTDHITHHRAQMLVALRLNGLVPPRYMLYQ; translated from the coding sequence ATGAGACAACTTTTTATCTTATCAATCATTTTATGTTTTAGTGCCAGCGACACCTTGTTATATGCTCAAGAAACTAATTTCATAAATGACTATATACAGCGTTTAGAAAAATCCCAAAAATATCTCAATCTCGTTGCAGAAGTAATGCCTAGTAAGAACTACGACTACAGAGTGACGCCTGAATCTAGCAGTTTTGAAGAAAACTTAATGCACATTGCATGGGCAATGGATTGGCATAGCGAATCACTTTTAAATGGTCGTCCAGCAAGAAATTGGGAGACAGACAACGAACTTAAAGTTGCTTCCAAAACTAAGGAGGAAATGATCGCTGCTGTAAACAAGACTTTTGAACACACCGTCAAATTAATCCAAGAGCTTGATACAACCCAATTAAATGACACAGTAGCCTACGGCAATCTGCAACGCACAAAGCGCCAAGTGTTACTTATCCTCACAGATCACATAACCCATCACAGGGCACAAATGCTAGTTGCATTAAGACTTAATGGCTTAGTACCGCCACGGTATATGTTGTATCAGTAA
- a CDS encoding beta-ketoacyl-ACP synthase III, with product MSKISAAITAVGAYVPDYVLTNEILAGMVDTNDEWITSRTGIKERRILKEKGKGTSFLAVKAAQDLLAKRQLDPSEIDMVIVATATPDMPVASTAVYTATQIGAVNAFAFDLSAACSSFLYGMSTAASYIESGRYKKVLLIGADKMSSIIDYTDRTTCIIFGDGAGAVLFEPNEEGLGLQDELLRSDGIGREFLKIEAGGSILPTSQETVDNKQHTVFQDGKTVFKFAVSNMADVSDKIMKRNNLTGDDVDYLIAHQANKRIIDATSRRMGLDDDKVLINIHRYGNTTSATLPLLMSDYENQLKKGDNIVFAAFGGGFTWGSIYFKWAYDSN from the coding sequence ATGAGTAAAATCTCAGCGGCAATTACAGCTGTAGGCGCTTACGTTCCAGACTATGTCTTGACCAATGAAATACTGGCAGGTATGGTAGACACTAATGATGAGTGGATCACCTCTCGCACTGGTATTAAAGAACGTAGAATCCTCAAGGAAAAGGGAAAGGGAACATCGTTTCTAGCCGTGAAGGCAGCCCAAGATCTTCTTGCAAAAAGACAACTTGATCCTTCAGAAATTGATATGGTCATAGTTGCTACTGCAACACCAGATATGCCTGTTGCATCCACAGCAGTGTATACTGCAACTCAAATAGGAGCCGTAAATGCCTTTGCATTTGACCTTTCGGCGGCTTGCTCTAGTTTCCTTTATGGGATGTCTACAGCAGCGAGTTATATTGAGTCTGGTCGTTACAAAAAAGTACTTCTTATCGGGGCAGATAAAATGTCCTCTATTATAGACTATACAGATAGAACTACCTGTATCATCTTTGGTGATGGTGCTGGGGCTGTCTTGTTTGAGCCCAATGAAGAAGGGTTAGGATTACAAGATGAGTTATTGCGATCTGATGGAATAGGTAGAGAGTTCTTAAAGATTGAGGCTGGAGGAAGTATACTACCTACCTCACAAGAAACGGTCGATAATAAGCAACACACAGTTTTTCAAGATGGAAAGACTGTTTTTAAATTTGCAGTGTCTAATATGGCAGATGTAAGTGATAAAATAATGAAACGTAATAACCTTACTGGAGATGACGTAGATTATCTTATCGCGCATCAAGCAAATAAGCGTATCATAGACGCTACCTCAAGGCGAATGGGTCTTGATGATGACAAAGTACTTATAAACATACATAGGTATGGAAATACCACATCAGCTACCTTACCTTTGCTGATGAGTGATTACGAAAACCAACTAAAAAAAGGAGATAATATTGTATTTGCTGCCTTTGGCGGCGGATTCACTTGGGGTTCTATTTACTTCAAGTGGGCATATGACTCCAACTAA
- a CDS encoding TonB-dependent receptor: MKQFLPILSLILLTNMAIAQQGSITATVVDANQSHLYGVNATLNTSKQGAQTGNDGTFIIKNVSDGTHVLTISYLGFKTKEFTVTVANNLRTTLDTITVYEGNEILSEVILEGERRNKFSRKKTAYVSKLPLKDIENTQVYSTITNELLKSQVITNFDDALKNATGVEQLWTSTGRGGDGAGYFSLRGFSVQPQLVNGLPGLTNGTINPANIERIEVLKGPSATLFGNAVSSYGGLINVVTKKPYAGTGGELSFTSGSYGLNQIVGDFNTPLSKDDNLYFRLNTAYTTEQSFQDAGFRKSFFVAPSLSYKVNNKLSFSFYGEITQAEQTNPTFLFLNRSAPTQASNLDELEYNNKLSFTSNELTLENPTQNYRVEMDYKLSESWQSQTLLSRSATSTKGYYSYLFDFGILGNDTFSRFINKQNANTQTTDIQQNFVGDFKVASLRNRVVIGIDYFNATETNNSSGYAFYGNVTPDGGINNDNPFTADVEDTPFPLSTSAVDAAIATQGVSNIKSKYHIYSLYASDVLNLTESLSAMVGLRLDHFDNEGDLANADDDYNQTTLSPKFGLLYQPIKDVLSVFGNYQNGFTNVAPQLVGNPEDGPQTLQTFDPEQANQVEFGLKTNLFNNKLNATLSYYDITVKDRVITDPSSPFNKIQGGEVTSSGFEIEINANPLKGLNIRAGYSNNDSETTASDNAEILNRRPLEAGPETLYNFWTNYEFHEGSFDGFGIGLGFNGASERLAINYASTGTFTLPSYIIANASIFYQADKYRIGLKVNNAFNKEYYKGWTTINPQTPRAVMANISYNF; the protein is encoded by the coding sequence ATGAAACAATTTTTACCAATCTTAAGCCTCATATTGCTTACAAATATGGCTATTGCTCAACAAGGCTCAATCACCGCCACTGTTGTAGATGCAAATCAATCTCATCTATACGGTGTTAATGCTACCCTCAACACATCAAAACAAGGGGCACAAACAGGAAATGATGGAACATTTATTATTAAAAATGTGAGTGATGGAACTCATGTTCTTACAATCTCATATCTAGGTTTTAAAACAAAAGAATTTACAGTAACAGTAGCAAATAATCTACGTACTACCTTGGACACAATCACGGTGTATGAAGGAAACGAAATCCTTTCTGAAGTGATTTTAGAAGGAGAACGACGCAATAAATTTTCAAGAAAGAAAACTGCTTACGTTTCCAAACTACCTCTAAAGGACATTGAAAACACGCAAGTCTATAGTACTATCACAAATGAATTATTAAAATCTCAAGTAATCACAAACTTTGACGATGCCCTTAAAAATGCTACAGGTGTCGAACAGTTATGGACTTCTACAGGACGTGGTGGTGATGGTGCAGGGTATTTTTCCTTACGAGGTTTTTCTGTGCAACCACAGTTAGTTAATGGATTACCGGGTCTTACAAATGGAACTATAAACCCTGCAAACATAGAGCGCATAGAAGTCTTAAAAGGTCCCTCTGCTACACTTTTTGGCAATGCAGTAAGTTCCTATGGAGGCCTTATAAATGTAGTTACTAAAAAACCATACGCAGGGACTGGTGGAGAATTATCTTTTACTTCTGGAAGCTACGGACTCAATCAGATCGTAGGTGATTTTAATACTCCTCTAAGTAAGGATGACAATCTATACTTTAGACTAAATACAGCATATACTACTGAACAAAGCTTTCAAGATGCAGGTTTTAGAAAATCATTTTTTGTTGCCCCTTCTCTATCATATAAAGTAAATAATAAACTGTCGTTTTCTTTTTATGGAGAAATTACTCAAGCAGAACAAACAAACCCAACATTTCTATTCTTAAATAGAAGCGCCCCTACCCAAGCATCTAATCTTGATGAATTAGAATACAATAACAAATTATCATTTACAAGTAACGAGCTTACTCTAGAAAACCCTACACAAAATTATAGGGTTGAGATGGACTATAAGTTATCTGAATCATGGCAATCACAAACCTTGTTATCTAGAAGCGCTACATCTACAAAGGGATATTACTCGTACTTATTTGACTTTGGCATTCTTGGTAATGATACATTCTCTCGATTTATCAATAAACAAAATGCTAACACCCAGACTACAGATATACAACAGAATTTTGTAGGTGATTTTAAAGTAGCATCTCTTAGAAACAGAGTGGTAATAGGTATTGATTACTTCAATGCAACAGAAACTAACAATAGCTCAGGTTATGCTTTTTATGGTAATGTAACTCCAGATGGCGGAATTAATAATGACAATCCATTTACGGCAGATGTTGAAGACACACCGTTTCCGTTATCAACATCTGCAGTAGATGCGGCAATTGCAACTCAAGGTGTAAGTAACATCAAATCAAAATACCACATCTACAGTCTATACGCATCTGATGTACTCAACCTAACGGAATCGCTATCTGCGATGGTGGGATTACGATTAGACCATTTTGATAATGAAGGTGATCTAGCAAATGCAGATGATGATTATAACCAAACTACACTCTCGCCTAAGTTCGGCCTATTATATCAACCTATAAAAGATGTTCTTTCCGTATTTGGGAACTACCAGAATGGTTTTACAAACGTAGCTCCACAACTCGTAGGAAATCCAGAAGATGGACCGCAAACTCTACAAACTTTTGATCCAGAACAAGCTAATCAAGTCGAGTTTGGTTTAAAAACAAACCTTTTTAATAATAAGCTTAACGCTACCCTAAGCTACTATGATATTACGGTAAAAGACCGCGTGATTACTGATCCGTCCTCGCCATTCAATAAAATTCAAGGCGGAGAAGTTACAAGTAGTGGTTTTGAAATTGAAATAAATGCAAATCCGCTAAAAGGATTAAATATAAGAGCCGGGTACAGTAATAATGATAGTGAAACCACAGCCTCTGATAACGCCGAAATTCTCAACCGTAGACCACTAGAAGCTGGACCCGAAACACTTTATAACTTCTGGACAAATTATGAATTTCATGAAGGAAGTTTTGATGGCTTTGGTATAGGCCTAGGATTTAATGGAGCTAGTGAGCGACTTGCAATAAACTATGCATCAACGGGAACGTTTACACTTCCAAGTTATATCATTGCAAATGCCTCAATTTTCTACCAAGCAGATAAATATAGGATAGGTCTAAAGGTTAATAATGCTTTTAATAAAGAATATTATAAAGGCTGGACAACCATCAACCCACAAACGCCAAGAGCAGTAATGGCAAACATTTCATATAATTTTTAA
- a CDS encoding 4Fe-4S binding protein: protein MKIIKNLGLVIFITGLAIWTASIFMGDFTLQQKQLDSFISEKGIKSELVAQKISDNVVGKKLGTFAFTGAVRDALAQNNDYYDEQIAKYDAAKEWDKKGEQYQYRINDKDFQAFSFSLAKKAGTGFIVENKGLMWFLTFGLGILGALMFIFPNLVLLGKPGIKNDHVYHEAATNRGWIAWLVLVYLVLFYLVLYFNADYVVNWTFILDPISNALNGGDASQWFVYGFLYCVIMVTMAVRMYIKYRHNKYQIVRTTSVLFFQIVFAFLIPEIMASLGKPGYDFKNAFPLDYDFFFEWNLDTLTQSGGLGIFILVWGIVLTLVIVPVMVYFFGKRWYCSWVCGCGGLAETLGDPYRQHSNKSMKAWKLERWLIHSVLVFSLVMTLVTLYCYFTGAEAFLGINSQWIKDTYSFLIGAWFAGVIGTGFYPIFGNRVWCRFGCPLAAYLGFVQRFKSRFRITTNGGQCISCGNCSTYCEQGIDVRAYAQKGENIVRSSCVGCGVCSAVCPRGVLKLENGPEAGRINPTQVLLGNDVDLMDYVNNDQNVA from the coding sequence CCATCTTTATGGGAGACTTCACCTTACAACAAAAACAACTTGATTCCTTTATTTCTGAAAAAGGAATTAAAAGTGAGCTAGTAGCTCAAAAAATCTCAGATAACGTAGTGGGTAAAAAACTAGGCACATTTGCTTTTACAGGTGCCGTAAGAGATGCCCTTGCTCAAAACAATGACTACTATGATGAACAAATTGCAAAATATGATGCGGCAAAGGAGTGGGATAAAAAAGGAGAACAATATCAGTACAGAATAAATGATAAAGACTTTCAAGCCTTTAGCTTCTCACTAGCCAAAAAAGCCGGAACAGGATTTATAGTAGAAAACAAAGGGCTTATGTGGTTCTTAACCTTTGGGCTAGGGATACTAGGAGCTCTTATGTTCATTTTTCCTAATCTCGTGTTATTAGGCAAACCAGGTATCAAAAATGACCACGTATATCACGAGGCAGCAACCAATAGAGGATGGATTGCCTGGCTGGTACTTGTGTACCTCGTGCTATTTTATCTCGTGCTTTATTTTAATGCAGACTATGTGGTAAACTGGACATTCATACTCGACCCCATAAGTAATGCGCTTAATGGTGGAGATGCGAGCCAGTGGTTTGTATATGGCTTTTTATACTGTGTGATTATGGTAACGATGGCGGTGCGTATGTATATAAAATACCGTCACAATAAATACCAGATTGTACGTACTACCTCTGTACTATTCTTTCAGATTGTATTTGCCTTTCTTATCCCTGAGATTATGGCAAGTTTAGGAAAGCCTGGTTATGATTTTAAAAACGCATTCCCACTAGATTATGATTTCTTCTTTGAGTGGAATCTCGACACACTTACTCAGAGTGGTGGTTTAGGTATATTCATCCTCGTATGGGGTATTGTGCTTACACTAGTGATTGTACCGGTAATGGTTTACTTCTTTGGAAAAAGATGGTACTGTAGCTGGGTTTGTGGTTGTGGAGGCCTTGCCGAAACTCTTGGTGATCCCTACCGCCAGCATTCTAATAAATCTATGAAAGCCTGGAAGCTTGAGCGCTGGCTCATACACTCGGTTCTCGTGTTTTCACTAGTGATGACACTCGTCACATTATACTGTTATTTTACGGGTGCAGAAGCTTTTTTAGGAATCAACTCGCAGTGGATAAAGGACACGTACAGCTTCCTGATAGGAGCTTGGTTTGCAGGAGTAATCGGGACTGGTTTCTATCCTATTTTTGGTAACCGAGTATGGTGTCGTTTTGGATGCCCACTAGCAGCTTACTTGGGGTTTGTACAACGTTTTAAATCTCGTTTTAGAATTACTACAAACGGAGGACAATGTATCTCTTGTGGTAACTGTTCTACCTACTGTGAGCAAGGAATTGATGTACGTGCATATGCTCAGAAAGGAGAAAACATCGTACGTTCTAGTTGTGTAGGTTGTGGTGTATGTAGCGCTGTATGTCCTCGTGGCGTACTTAAGTTAGAAAACGGACCAGAAGCAGGTCGTATCAACCCTACCCAAGTACTACTAGGTAATGATGTAGACCTTATGGATTATGTGAATAATGATCAAAATGTAGCGTAA
- the rpmF gene encoding 50S ribosomal protein L32 encodes MAHPKRKISKTRRDKRRTHYKAAIPQIAVDPTTGEAHLYHRAHWFEGKLYYRGQVVIDKTEEVEA; translated from the coding sequence ATGGCACATCCTAAGAGAAAAATCTCCAAAACAAGAAGAGATAAAAGAAGAACGCATTACAAAGCTGCTATACCACAAATAGCTGTAGATCCAACAACTGGAGAAGCACACCTTTACCATAGAGCACACTGGTTTGAAGGGAAGTTGTACTATAGAGGTCAAGTAGTTATTGATAAGACGGAAGAAGTAGAAGCGTAA